Proteins encoded together in one Psychrobacter sanguinis window:
- a CDS encoding BREX-1 system adenine-specific DNA-methyltransferase PglX has protein sequence MGWSDAYNITLQFNPLYRYGDQDDLEDRLLSDTVTELLSYVIGCMMGRYSLDQEGLIYAHEGNEGFDASLYNTFPADSDGIVPIMDDEWYKDDACNRVVEFVKTVWGEDNLTENLQFIAESLCLNAIIPRKSETSVETIRRYLSTQFYKDHMQTYKNRPIYWLFSSGKEKAFECLVYLHRYNEATLSRMRTEYVTPLLGKYEAYAQQLEKQFDMAETTQDKKRFEKELKSINKKHSELREFDDKLKHYADMRISIDLDDGVKENYGKFGDLLSDVKKITGKNPEMINLR, from the coding sequence ATGGGATGGTCGGATGCTTACAATATTACTCTTCAGTTTAACCCTCTATATAGATATGGTGATCAAGATGATTTAGAAGATAGATTGCTAAGTGATACAGTAACTGAACTATTATCATATGTTATTGGCTGCATGATGGGACGATACTCACTAGACCAAGAAGGTTTAATATATGCTCATGAAGGTAACGAAGGGTTTGATGCCAGTCTGTATAACACCTTCCCAGCAGACAGTGATGGTATTGTCCCAATAATGGATGATGAGTGGTACAAGGATGATGCGTGCAACCGAGTTGTTGAATTCGTCAAAACAGTTTGGGGAGAGGATAATTTAACCGAGAACTTGCAGTTCATTGCTGAATCATTATGTCTAAATGCGATCATACCTAGAAAGTCGGAAACCTCAGTAGAAACCATCCGTCGTTATCTATCGACACAGTTCTACAAAGACCACATGCAGACTTATAAAAACAGACCTATTTATTGGCTATTTAGTTCAGGCAAAGAAAAAGCCTTTGAATGTCTGGTGTACTTACATCGCTACAACGAGGCTACCTTATCTCGTATGCGTACTGAATACGTCACGCCATTATTGGGTAAATATGAAGCCTATGCTCAGCAGTTAGAGAAGCAGTTCGACATGGCTGAAACTACCCAAGATAAAAAGCGCTTTGAGAAAGAGCTGAAGTCTATTAATAAGAAACACAGTGAGCTGCGTGAGTTTGACGATAAGCTCAAGCATTATGCGGATATGCGGATATCGATAGACCTAGATGATGGGGTTAAAGAGAACTACGGCAAGTTTGGTGACTTGCTCTCTGATGTTAAAAAGATTACGGGTAAAAATCCGGAAATGATTAATTTGAGATAA
- the pglX gene encoding BREX-1 system adenine-specific DNA-methyltransferase PglX, with protein sequence METSNIKNYAPRARVAFMDAVAKRLNTFGISANKKGELQVVEALVQGSVLQIEDNNFDSKLAPARQRLVQKSEQLGYAQLVEQVAYTWFNRLCAIRYMEIHGYLGHGFRVLSHPSGDARFEILDYAQDAAEELGLDRNHIIDLMLEGDKNEELYRELLLGQCHKLHEAMPFLFESLNDETELLLPDNLTRTDSILRGLVDSIPEEDWQQVEVIGWLYQFYISDKKDEVIGKVVKSEDIPAATQLFTPNWIVKYLVQNSVGRHWLQTYPDSPIKKEMEYYIEPAEQTDEVNEQLKAIIPESIDPESIKVLDPASGSGHIFIEAYNVLKAIYEERGYRSRDIPKLILENNIYGLDIDDRAAQLSGFSLMMMARQDDRRVFSREVKLNVLSLQETGHLDLPKLWQDLNLSGEFASGQVQDMFGGDLDLSSFEADNRYQLLQRNIERFKQAKTFGSLIEVPAKEHEALKELYESLRKLAEQGDSIQRAAVSEIIDVVHQALILSIRYDAVVANPPYMGSKGMNSELKEFAKNKFPDSKSDLFAMFIERGFLWLKIHGFNSMVTMQSWMFLSSYEKMRLKLLAQSTIHSMVHMGNGVMKIAFGTNATVFRNTHIKSYISSYSYVSNSDLNEIEIPFELPVKNDRLNNVISDDFAVIPGSPVAYWLSGKFRNIYENSRLLESIAHSLQGMITGDNNTFLRRWYEPKFKGLAIGFDNMDDVNKSLMYWVPYNKGGDLRKWYGNNEFVLNWSNQGRDLTRSRTQNSDYYLKPCVTWTFISSSFFAARHCPVGFVWDVAGSSAFPEDERWHNIILALMCSCLGKKLLDASNPTLNYQVENILALPLHNNLSVYESKISNIISNLVSLAKLDWDAYERSWDFQSFPLLSNVSEQAPTLESSYTTWISQNQETIVEMQRLEEENNRIFIEAYGLQDELTPEVPIQQITLTVNPAYRYGIKGTEQERSARFRSDTITELVSYTIGCTMGRYSLDQESLVYAHEGNEGFDSSLYKTFPADSDGIVPIMDDEWFKDDACNRVVEFVKAVWGEENLTENLQFIADSLCLDAIPPRKSETSVETIRRYLSTKFYKDHMQTYKNRPIYWLFSSGKEKAFECLVYLHRYNESTLSRMRTEYVTPLLGKYEAYAQQLEKQFDMAETTQDKKRFEKELKSINKKHSELREFDDKLKHYADMRISIDLDDGVKENYGKFGDLISDVKKITGKNPEMIDAN encoded by the coding sequence ATGGAAACCAGTAACATTAAGAACTATGCCCCTAGAGCACGTGTGGCATTTATGGATGCCGTTGCCAAGCGATTGAACACTTTTGGCATTAGCGCAAACAAGAAAGGCGAGCTGCAAGTTGTTGAGGCGTTGGTCCAAGGTTCAGTGTTACAAATTGAGGATAACAACTTTGATAGTAAGCTTGCCCCAGCTAGACAGCGTTTGGTTCAAAAAAGTGAACAATTAGGCTATGCGCAGTTGGTAGAACAAGTGGCCTATACTTGGTTTAACCGTCTATGTGCTATTCGTTATATGGAGATCCATGGCTACCTAGGTCATGGCTTTCGAGTATTGTCTCATCCAAGCGGTGACGCACGATTTGAGATATTAGATTATGCCCAAGATGCCGCAGAAGAGCTGGGGTTAGATCGAAACCATATCATTGACTTAATGCTTGAGGGTGATAAAAACGAAGAGTTGTACCGTGAGCTACTGTTGGGCCAGTGTCACAAGCTACATGAAGCCATGCCATTTTTATTTGAATCTCTTAATGATGAAACAGAGCTGCTATTACCCGACAACCTAACTCGTACCGACTCGATACTTCGTGGCCTGGTGGATAGTATTCCAGAGGAAGACTGGCAGCAAGTAGAAGTCATTGGTTGGCTGTATCAGTTCTACATCTCAGATAAAAAAGACGAAGTTATCGGTAAAGTTGTTAAAAGCGAAGATATACCCGCCGCCACCCAGTTGTTTACCCCCAACTGGATTGTTAAATACCTCGTACAAAACTCAGTGGGTCGTCACTGGCTACAAACCTATCCTGACTCACCCATCAAAAAGGAAATGGAATACTACATTGAGCCTGCCGAGCAGACAGACGAGGTCAATGAACAGTTAAAAGCTATCATCCCAGAGTCAATAGACCCAGAGAGTATCAAGGTACTTGACCCAGCAAGTGGGTCAGGGCATATTTTTATTGAAGCTTATAACGTACTAAAAGCCATCTACGAAGAGCGTGGCTATCGCTCAAGAGACATCCCTAAGCTCATATTAGAGAACAATATATATGGTTTAGATATAGATGATAGGGCGGCACAGTTATCAGGCTTCTCACTGATGATGATGGCACGTCAAGATGACAGACGCGTCTTTAGTCGAGAGGTTAAGCTAAACGTATTGTCCTTACAAGAGACCGGCCATTTAGACTTGCCAAAGCTGTGGCAAGACTTAAACCTATCGGGTGAGTTCGCCAGTGGTCAAGTACAAGACATGTTTGGTGGAGATCTGGATTTAAGCTCATTTGAGGCTGACAACCGTTATCAGCTGCTACAGCGTAATATCGAACGCTTTAAACAAGCCAAAACGTTTGGTTCTTTGATTGAGGTACCAGCAAAAGAGCATGAAGCGCTAAAAGAGCTTTATGAGAGTTTGCGTAAGCTTGCAGAGCAGGGAGACTCAATACAGCGTGCTGCGGTGAGTGAGATTATCGATGTGGTGCATCAGGCGCTGATTCTGTCTATTCGATATGATGCAGTTGTTGCCAATCCTCCCTATATGGGTAGTAAGGGTATGAATAGTGAATTGAAAGAATTTGCTAAAAACAAATTTCCTGATAGTAAATCAGATTTGTTTGCCATGTTTATAGAGCGAGGTTTTTTATGGTTAAAAATTCACGGTTTTAACTCTATGGTAACGATGCAGTCTTGGATGTTTTTATCTAGCTATGAAAAAATGAGACTAAAGCTCTTAGCTCAAAGTACTATTCACTCAATGGTACATATGGGCAATGGAGTAATGAAAATTGCATTCGGCACAAATGCAACTGTTTTTAGAAATACTCATATCAAGAGTTATATCTCATCCTATTCATATGTTTCTAATAGTGATCTTAATGAGATTGAAATACCGTTTGAATTACCAGTAAAGAATGATAGATTAAACAATGTTATTTCAGATGATTTTGCAGTAATCCCAGGCAGCCCAGTAGCTTATTGGCTCAGTGGTAAATTTCGTAATATCTACGAGAACTCAAGGCTACTTGAATCAATAGCCCATTCACTGCAAGGCATGATTACTGGTGATAACAATACTTTTTTAAGACGATGGTATGAACCTAAGTTTAAAGGGTTAGCAATCGGCTTTGATAATATGGATGATGTTAATAAATCATTAATGTACTGGGTTCCTTACAATAAAGGTGGGGACTTACGAAAGTGGTACGGAAACAATGAATTTGTTTTGAATTGGTCAAATCAAGGGCGTGATTTGACTCGTTCAAGAACGCAAAACTCAGATTACTATTTAAAACCATGTGTGACTTGGACATTTATTAGCTCCTCATTTTTTGCGGCTCGACATTGTCCAGTAGGGTTTGTTTGGGATGTAGCAGGGTCAAGTGCTTTTCCAGAAGATGAACGATGGCATAATATTATTCTTGCTTTGATGTGCTCATGTCTTGGTAAAAAACTTCTTGATGCGTCCAATCCAACTTTAAATTATCAAGTCGAAAATATTTTAGCATTACCTTTACATAATAATTTGAGTGTATACGAATCAAAAATTTCTAATATTATTAGTAATTTAGTTTCGCTTGCTAAGCTAGACTGGGACGCCTACGAACGCTCATGGGATTTCCAATCTTTCCCCTTGCTATCCAATGTTTCTGAACAGGCCCCAACCCTAGAATCCAGCTACACCACTTGGATCAGCCAAAACCAAGAAACTATTGTCGAGATGCAGCGTTTGGAAGAAGAAAATAACCGAATTTTTATCGAGGCCTATGGCCTGCAAGATGAACTCACGCCAGAAGTGCCGATTCAACAAATCACACTTACGGTCAATCCTGCCTATCGCTACGGCATTAAAGGCACTGAGCAAGAACGCAGCGCCCGTTTTAGATCAGACACCATTACCGAATTAGTTTCTTATACGATAGGCTGCACAATGGGACGCTACTCACTAGACCAAGAAAGCTTAGTGTATGCTCATGAGGGTAACGAAGGCTTTGATAGCAGTCTATATAAGACCTTCCCAGCAGACAGCGACGGTATTGTTCCTATAATGGACGATGAGTGGTTCAAAGATGATGCCTGCAACCGAGTTGTTGAGTTCGTTAAGGCAGTTTGGGGTGAAGAGAACTTAACTGAGAATCTACAGTTTATTGCAGACTCGTTATGTCTAGACGCGATCCCACCTAGAAAGTCAGAAACCTCAGTAGAAACCATCCGTCGTTATCTATCGACCAAGTTCTACAAAGATCACATGCAGACTTACAAAAACAGACCTATTTACTGGCTATTTAGCTCAGGCAAAGAAAAAGCCTTTGAATGTTTGGTGTACTTACATCGCTACAACGAGAGCACCTTATCTCGTATGCGTACCGAATATGTCACGCCACTACTGGGTAAATATGAAGCATACGCTCAGCAGTTAGAGAAGCAGTTCGATATGGCTGAGACGACCCAAGATAAAAAGCGCTTTGAGAAAGAACTTAAGTCTATTAATAAGAAACACAGCGAGCTACGTGAGTTTGACGATAAGCTCAAGCATTATGCAGATATGCGAATATCAATAGACCTAGATGATGGGGTTAAAGAGAACTACGGCAAGTTTGGTGACTTGATCTCTGATGTTAAAAAGATTACGGGTAAAAATCCGGAGATGATTGATGCAAATTAA